The following are encoded together in the Girardinichthys multiradiatus isolate DD_20200921_A chromosome X, DD_fGirMul_XY1, whole genome shotgun sequence genome:
- the LOC124862452 gene encoding nucleolar transcription factor 1-like, with protein MNGEMEAVAQDQVWVQDDLLKLLEAMKVALPQKDLTKYKTSESHLDWQKVAFNSYTAEMCKQKWQEISKEIRKFRTLTELIVDAQDYIKNPYKGKKLKKHPDFPKKPLTPYFRFFMEKRAKYAKLHPEMSNLDLTKILSKKYRELPEKKKKKYVEDFLRDKETFVQSMMKFREEHPDLMESMTKKGSNVPEKAKTPQQLWYNHEKKAFLKTRPDATTKDIKDSLGKQWTQLSDKKRLKWIGKSLEQHKLYEEVMREYIQQHPELNMTQGDIVKSTLTKAERHLKDKSDGRPDKPPPNGYSMFCAELMSSMKDVPSTERMVMCSQRWKLLKQNEKDAYQKRCEQRKKEYEIEMNRFLSTLSEKEQQRVLGEDKIGFKKNSAASSPASKKKNAKTKASTEKPKRPISAMFIFAEEKRPKLQQERPDLPDSELTRLLARMWNELPDKKKEKYKRLETLLKAESEKKEKEDRSRLPDPPKTAQEIWQQSVIGDYLARFKNDRPKAHKAMETAWSTMEKKEKIMWIKKAAEDQKRYERDLCEMRSPANVVTTVKKMKFEGEPKKPPSNGYQKFSQEMLSNGELNHLPMKERMAEIGSRWQRLPLKDKDRYKKIAEEKQRQYKVLLEQWLASLSSQERNTYREYNSQKRRNPAKPGGAKAKLKKSDTEEEEDEDDDDEDEEDEQEKASSGADSSSEEDDEDEDDDEVDDKENKSDDDSSSESNSAESSESDSD; from the exons ATGAATGGAGAAATGGAGGCGGTGGCCCAGGACCaag TGTGGGTACAGGATGACCTCCTAAAATTGCTAGAGGCCATGAAAGTGGCTCTGCCTCAGAAGGATCTGACAAAATACAAGACCTCTGAGTCCCACCTTGACTGGCAGAAGGTAGCCTTCAACTCCTACACAGCAGAGATGTGCAAGCAGAAATGGCAGGAAATCTCTAAAGAG ATTCGTAAATTCAGAACTCTAACCGAGCTGATAGTTGATGCCCAGGACTACATCAAGAACCCTTACAAAGGCAAGAAATTAAAG AAACATCCAGATTTCCCCAAGAAGCCGTTGACACCGTATTTCCGTTTCTTCATGGAAAAGAGGGCCAAGTATGCAAAGTTGCATCCAGAAATGAGCAACTTGGACCTTACTAAGATCCTCTCCAAGAAGTACAGGGAGCTTCCTGAGAAAAAAAAG AAAAAGTATGTTGAGGATTTCTTGCGTGATAAGGAAACATTTGTGCAAAGTATGATGAAATTCAG GGAAGAACATCCAGACCTCATGGAGAGCATGACCAAGAAAGGTTCAAATGTCCCAGAAAAGGCCAAGACGCCCCAACAGCTGTGGTACAACCATGAAAAGAAGGCGTTCCTCAAGACACGCCCTGAT GCAACCACCAAAGACATCAAGGACAGTCTTGGTAAACAGTGGACGCAACTGTCCGACAAAAAGAGGCTCAAATGGATTGGCAAGTCCCTGGAGCAGCATAAACTGTACGAG GAAGTGATGCGGGAATACATTCAACAGCACCCAGAGCTGAACATGACTCAGGGAGACATTGTAAAGTCCACCCTGACCAAGGCGGAGCGACACCTTAAAGACAAGTCCGACGGCCGGCCTGACAAACCCCCTCC AAACGGTTACTCAATGTTCTGCGCCGAGCTGATGTCGAGCATGAAGGACGTTCCGAGCACAGAGCGTATGGTGATGTGCAGCCAAAGGTGGAAGCTCCTGAAGCAGAACGAAAAGGATGCCTACCAGAAGCGCTGCGAACAG AGAAAGAAAGAGTATGAAATTGAGATGAACCGATTTCTCAGT acTTTGTCAGAGAAGGAGCAGCAGCGGGTTTTGGGGGAGGATAAAATTGGCTTTAAAAAGAACAGCGCAGCCAGCAGCCCTgcctctaaaaagaaaaatgctaaaacaaAG GCAAGTACAGAGAAACCCAAGAGGCCCATCTCTGCCATGTTCATATTCGCTGAGGAGAAACGACCCAAGCTGCAGCAGGAGCGACCGGACCTCCCTGACAGTGAGCTTACAAGACTCCTGGCTCGCATGTGGAACGAGCTGCCTGATAAGAAGAAG GAGAAGTATAAACGTCTGGAGACTCTTCTGAAAGCAGAGTCTGAGAAGAAGGAGAAGGAGGATAGGAGTCGTCTGCCGGATCCGCCCAAAACGGCTCAAGAAATCTGGCAGCAGAGTGTTATAGGGGACTACCTTGCCAGGTTTAAG AATGATCGACCAAAAGCACATAAAGCAATGGAAACAGCATGGAGCACCATGGAGAAAAAGGAGAAGATTATGTGGATCAaaaaggctgcagaagaccagAAACGATATGAA AGAGATCTGTGTGAGATGCGATCTCCTGCTAATGTAGTTACTACTGTGAAGAAGATGAAGTTTGAAGGGGAACCCAAGAAGCCGCCGTC AAACGGATACCAGAAGTTCTCCCAGGAGATGCTGTCTAACGGGGAGCTGAATCACCTCCCCATGAAAGAGCGGATGGCTGAGATTGGCAGCCGGTGGCAGAGGCTGCCACTGAAGGACAAGGACCGCTACAAGAAGATCGCTGAGGAGAAGCAGAGGCAGTACAAAGTCCTCCTGGAACAATGGCTTGCT AGCTTGTCTTCACAAGAGCGAAATACTTACAGAGAGTACAATTCACAA aaaagaagaaatccAGCAAAACCTGGAGGTGCAAAGGCAAAGCTTAAAAAATCT GAcacggaggaggaggaggatgaagacgACGATGATGAGGATGAAGAAGATGAGCAGGAGAAGGCTTCCTCTGGAGCAGACTCATCCAGCGAGGAGGACGATGAAGATGAGGATGAT gaCGAGGTGGATGACAAAGAAAACAAGTCAGATGATGACAGCAGCAGCGAGTCTAACTCTGCTGAATCGTCTGAATCGGATTCGGACTGA